A stretch of Brevundimonas naejangsanensis DNA encodes these proteins:
- a CDS encoding GNAT family N-acetyltransferase, giving the protein MALFDWMAEATGPVLNGQGVVLRPPRPSDYMAWAALREESRDYLQPWEPVWAEDDLSRAAFRRRLGVYAREMELGTAWPLFVFDPADEALLGAITLSNIRRGVAETGTLGYWVGRPHAGRGVGTAAARTMLAYAFGELKLHRVEAACLPTNHASRRVLEKAGFRQEGMARAYLKINGRWADHLLFGVLDEEFAAVASRPARVSDPL; this is encoded by the coding sequence ATGGCCTTGTTCGACTGGATGGCCGAGGCGACCGGACCGGTCCTGAACGGGCAGGGGGTCGTGCTGCGCCCGCCGCGCCCGTCCGACTACATGGCGTGGGCGGCGCTGCGCGAGGAGTCGCGCGACTATCTGCAGCCGTGGGAGCCCGTCTGGGCCGAGGACGACCTGAGCCGCGCCGCCTTCCGCCGCCGGCTGGGCGTCTATGCGCGCGAGATGGAGCTGGGCACGGCCTGGCCGCTGTTCGTCTTCGATCCGGCCGACGAGGCCCTCCTGGGGGCCATCACCCTGTCCAACATCCGGCGCGGCGTGGCCGAGACCGGGACGCTCGGCTACTGGGTCGGCCGCCCCCACGCCGGGCGGGGCGTCGGCACGGCGGCGGCGCGGACCATGCTGGCCTACGCCTTCGGCGAACTGAAGCTGCATCGGGTCGAGGCGGCCTGCCTGCCGACCAACCACGCCTCGCGCCGCGTGCTGGAGAAGGCGGGGTTTCGTCAGGAGGGGATGGCCCGAGCTTATTTGAAAATTAACGGCCGATGGGCAGACCATCTGTTGTTTGGCGTTCTCGACGAGGAGTTCGCTGCGGTCGCCTCCCGTCCAGCCAGAGTATCGGACCCGCTTTGA
- a CDS encoding putative bifunctional diguanylate cyclase/phosphodiesterase yields MSTRSRALTWDPTTAIEALAAADAALWIWTPAEDQIRFTGATRPLGLGPLAPQCSGAAFTALAMPQDRALADRLLKPQAEGTEIAVRLRMRGCETCLWRGVWLEDGLRAAGIVALETKFAGADRDTLTGLLDRRTFLVRVAETLAAAGDYEMVVADLDRLRRLNEALGHERADLVLSALGSRLSAAFSEDCIPARIGEDEFAVLIRRGGSGAGGSERLREALEQPLRLAGFDIYPTLSIGAVTAEGGPDAPDAAELLRRVELAVEQAKQAGRGGAAAYGRALESDSLSRLALEADLRNAFLRGEIEPFFQPIVNLDTGAVAGFEALARWRHPRRGLVPPDEFLTLADEMGLMNDLGLLMMTQASRQLAEWLQRHPSAGRLFCSVNLSVGEIERAHLVEDVARIIKEAGLPRGALKLEVTEGDIMRDTARAAEVLKALREAGASLALDDFGTGFSSLSYLAKLPFDTLKIDRYFVLTMDKDEGSAKIVKSVVNLGRDLSLEVVAEGVENAHLAQLLLDDGCHYGQGFGYAPALPAQEAEVYLNESLADGAAPIKARSA; encoded by the coding sequence TTGAGCACACGATCCAGAGCGCTGACGTGGGATCCCACCACGGCCATCGAAGCCCTTGCCGCGGCCGACGCCGCCCTGTGGATATGGACCCCCGCCGAGGACCAGATCCGCTTCACCGGGGCGACCCGTCCGCTGGGCCTGGGGCCGCTGGCGCCCCAATGTTCGGGCGCGGCCTTCACCGCCCTGGCCATGCCCCAGGACCGCGCCCTGGCCGACCGCCTGCTCAAGCCCCAGGCCGAGGGGACCGAGATCGCCGTGCGCCTGCGCATGCGCGGCTGCGAGACCTGCCTGTGGCGCGGCGTCTGGCTGGAGGACGGGCTGCGCGCGGCGGGCATCGTCGCCCTGGAGACCAAGTTCGCGGGCGCCGATCGGGACACGCTGACGGGCCTGCTGGACCGGCGCACCTTCCTGGTCCGCGTGGCCGAGACCCTGGCGGCGGCCGGGGACTATGAGATGGTGGTGGCCGACCTGGACCGGCTGCGCCGCCTCAACGAAGCCCTGGGCCATGAGCGCGCCGACCTGGTGCTGTCGGCCCTGGGCTCGCGCCTCTCGGCGGCCTTTTCCGAGGATTGCATCCCCGCGCGCATCGGCGAGGACGAGTTCGCCGTCCTGATCCGGCGCGGCGGCAGCGGGGCGGGCGGCAGCGAGCGGCTGCGCGAGGCGCTGGAGCAGCCCCTGCGCCTGGCCGGTTTCGACATCTATCCGACCCTGTCGATCGGGGCGGTGACGGCAGAGGGCGGCCCCGATGCGCCTGACGCCGCCGAACTGCTGCGGCGGGTCGAGCTGGCGGTCGAACAGGCCAAGCAGGCCGGGCGGGGCGGAGCGGCGGCCTATGGCCGGGCTCTGGAGAGCGACAGCTTGTCGCGCCTGGCGCTGGAGGCGGACCTGCGCAATGCCTTCCTGCGCGGCGAGATCGAGCCCTTCTTCCAGCCCATCGTCAACCTGGACACCGGGGCGGTGGCGGGATTCGAGGCCCTGGCGCGCTGGCGCCATCCCCGACGCGGCCTGGTGCCGCCGGACGAGTTCCTGACCCTGGCCGACGAAATGGGCCTGATGAACGACCTGGGCCTGTTGATGATGACCCAGGCCTCGCGCCAGCTGGCCGAGTGGCTGCAGCGCCACCCCAGCGCCGGGCGGCTGTTCTGCAGCGTCAACCTGTCGGTGGGCGAGATCGAGCGCGCCCATCTGGTCGAGGACGTGGCCCGCATCATCAAGGAAGCCGGCCTGCCGCGCGGCGCCCTGAAGCTGGAGGTCACCGAGGGCGACATCATGCGCGATACGGCGCGCGCCGCCGAGGTGCTCAAGGCGCTACGCGAGGCGGGGGCCAGCCTGGCGCTGGACGACTTCGGCACCGGCTTCTCGTCCCTGTCCTACCTGGCCAAGCTGCCCTTCGACACCCTGAAGATCGACCGCTATTTCGTGCTGACGATGGACAAGGACGAGGGCTCGGCCAAGATCGTCAAATCCGTCGTCAACCTGGGCCGCGACCTGTCGCTGGAGGTGGTGGCCGAGGGGGTGGAGAACGCCCACCTGGCCCAGCTGCTGCTCGACGACGGCTGCCACTACGGCCAGGGCTTCGGCTATGCGCCCGCCCTGCCGGCCCAGGAGGCCGAGGTCTATCTCAACGAATCCCTCGCCGACGGCGCGGCCCCGATCAAGGCGCGCTCGGCGTAA
- a CDS encoding YqgE/AlgH family protein: protein MTAFSSLTGRLLVAMPGIDDDRFRHAVILICAHDDEHAMGLRLDQPVPGVSLSEVLEKLDTPHPDAAGDRSVLIGGPVERERGFVLHTADWTSDEATLTFGDGLAMTGTRDALAAMADREDGPSQSILLLGYAGWGEGQLEDELNENVWLTADADPALIFDADYDTKWSRALAALGVDAARLSSQSGRA from the coding sequence ATGACCGCCTTCTCCTCCCTGACCGGGCGTCTTCTGGTGGCGATGCCCGGAATCGACGACGATCGATTCCGCCACGCCGTGATCCTGATCTGCGCCCATGACGACGAGCACGCCATGGGGCTGCGGCTGGACCAGCCCGTGCCGGGCGTCTCCCTGTCCGAAGTGCTGGAAAAGCTGGACACGCCCCATCCCGACGCCGCCGGCGACCGCTCGGTGCTGATCGGCGGCCCGGTCGAGCGCGAGCGCGGCTTCGTCCTGCACACGGCCGACTGGACCAGCGACGAGGCCACCCTGACCTTCGGCGACGGCCTGGCCATGACCGGCACCCGCGACGCCCTGGCGGCCATGGCCGACCGCGAGGACGGCCCCAGCCAGTCCATCCTGCTGCTCGGCTACGCCGGCTGGGGCGAAGGCCAGCTGGAGGATGAGCTCAACGAGAACGTCTGGCTGACCGCCGACGCCGATCCGGCCCTGATCTTCGACGCCGACTACGACACCAAATGGAGCCGCGCCCTGGCCGCCCTGGGCGTCGACGCCGCCCGCCTGTCGAGCCAGAGCGGCCGGGCGTAA
- a CDS encoding peroxiredoxin, with product MTIKIGDRIPDATLTTMTPEGPKPVSTAELFGGKTVALFAVPGAFTPTCSARHLPGYKDNRADLAAKGVDTVACVAVNDAFVMGAWAEASQVSGSDDIVMLADGNGDFTRKLGLSLDATGFGMGERSQRYSMLVKDGVVDQLNVEQGGEFKVSSAEHLLAQL from the coding sequence ATGACCATCAAGATCGGCGACCGCATCCCCGACGCCACCCTGACGACCATGACGCCCGAAGGCCCCAAGCCGGTCAGCACGGCCGAGCTGTTCGGCGGCAAGACGGTCGCCCTGTTCGCCGTGCCGGGCGCCTTCACCCCGACCTGCTCGGCGCGCCACCTGCCCGGTTATAAGGACAACCGCGCCGACCTGGCCGCCAAGGGCGTGGACACGGTCGCCTGCGTCGCCGTCAACGACGCCTTCGTCATGGGCGCCTGGGCCGAGGCCAGCCAGGTGAGCGGCTCGGACGACATCGTCATGCTGGCCGACGGCAACGGCGACTTCACCCGCAAGCTGGGCCTCAGCCTGGACGCCACCGGCTTCGGCATGGGCGAGCGCTCGCAGCGCTACTCCATGCTGGTCAAGGACGGGGTGGTGGACCAGCTCAACGTCGAGCAGGGCGGCGAGTTCAAGGTGTCCTCGGCCGAACACCTGCTGGCCCAGCTGTAA
- a CDS encoding very short patch repair endonuclease, whose translation MGDVFTPEQRSAVMRRVKGRDTAPELKVRRLLRGAGIGYRLGGCGLPGRPDVVMKGRRIALFVHGCFWHGHDCPRGSRKPRANADYWAAKIDRNRTRDARVAAELEAAGWRVLTLWECELADPAWGARLLARVRGEPRP comes from the coding sequence ATGGGCGACGTCTTCACCCCGGAGCAGCGCAGCGCCGTCATGCGGCGGGTGAAGGGGCGCGACACCGCGCCCGAACTCAAGGTCCGGCGTCTGTTGCGCGGCGCCGGGATCGGCTATCGGCTGGGCGGCTGCGGCCTGCCCGGTCGACCCGATGTGGTGATGAAGGGACGGCGCATCGCCCTGTTCGTCCACGGCTGTTTCTGGCACGGCCATGACTGCCCGCGCGGGTCGCGAAAGCCCCGCGCCAACGCCGACTACTGGGCCGCCAAGATCGACCGCAACCGCACGCGCGACGCCCGCGTCGCCGCCGAGCTGGAGGCGGCGGGCTGGCGGGTCCTGACCCTGTGGGAATGCGAACTGGCCGACCCCGCCTGGGGCGCGCGGCTGCTGGCCCGGGTGCGCGGCGAGCCGCGTCCCTAG
- a CDS encoding ATP-binding protein, which yields MTQTDASRTGWALAIRQRHKMLPQRLVVGPACALLFSPILGLPICLGWLAIYLLLQLAEAAAFLPVIRGQTAEPKGWRRFLSDLVLAANTTAYAGIAVPLWTMGGVPGGIVATTLLSAGAINSVIASTGNMRVFIWTVLPQVAVLALTPLFLVSAGIEGRFILPVAVGVVAFIFFCLTTRSRLYVAGVAEARALKEADDKRRQAETVMAGRSGLLAAVAHDLRTPISAILTGAHELDRVAAPSSTARQQVAMIEDAGLMMKDLLDDLLDHARLDAGRLKVEARDFDLRDLLNHTFRLWQGPIGAKGLRLRLDGSRHMPRMVRGDAMRLRQVLNNLISNAVKFTEAGAITVQLRSWQDEAGLHVLLIDVADTGPGMTTGQMDRLFTPFDQTADGVAARYGGSGLGLAISRDLIELMGGRLTVRSQAGQGSVFTVALTLPGGVASEPAPAAAPAVLPRQFGAAARALIPPPEDKAAPVAAPPSDVETAAAVAPAGTEEAEANEVETGAEAGEEAERALRVLVVDDHAINRRAIQVILQSIECEIAMAENGMAALQACETGAFDVIFMDVRMPELDGRETTRRLRAGDGPNARTPVIAVTADTAPEDIAACLAAGMNHFVAKPLTPAVLLTALGQALDDAAAADADAEAAA from the coding sequence ATGACGCAGACCGACGCATCCCGGACCGGATGGGCCTTAGCCATCCGCCAGCGGCACAAGATGCTGCCGCAACGGCTCGTCGTGGGCCCGGCCTGCGCCCTGCTGTTCAGCCCCATCCTGGGCCTGCCGATCTGCCTGGGCTGGCTGGCGATCTACCTGCTGCTGCAACTGGCCGAGGCCGCGGCCTTCCTGCCCGTCATCCGCGGCCAGACGGCGGAGCCCAAAGGCTGGCGCCGCTTCCTGAGCGACCTGGTCCTGGCCGCCAACACCACCGCCTACGCCGGCATCGCCGTGCCCCTGTGGACCATGGGCGGCGTGCCCGGCGGCATCGTCGCCACCACCCTGCTGTCGGCGGGCGCGATCAATTCGGTGATCGCCTCGACGGGCAATATGCGAGTCTTCATCTGGACCGTCCTGCCCCAGGTGGCGGTGCTGGCGCTGACGCCGCTGTTTCTGGTCAGCGCGGGGATCGAGGGACGCTTCATCCTGCCCGTGGCCGTCGGCGTGGTGGCCTTCATCTTCTTCTGCCTGACCACTCGCAGCCGCCTGTACGTCGCGGGCGTGGCCGAGGCCCGCGCCCTGAAGGAGGCCGACGACAAGCGTCGCCAGGCCGAGACCGTCATGGCCGGACGCAGCGGCCTGCTGGCCGCCGTCGCCCATGACCTGCGCACCCCGATCAGCGCCATCCTGACCGGCGCCCATGAACTGGACCGCGTCGCCGCCCCCTCCTCCACGGCCCGCCAGCAGGTCGCCATGATCGAGGACGCCGGGCTGATGATGAAGGACCTGCTGGACGACCTGCTGGACCATGCGCGTCTCGACGCCGGGCGGCTGAAGGTCGAGGCGCGCGACTTCGACCTGCGCGACCTGCTCAACCATACCTTCCGCCTGTGGCAGGGGCCGATCGGGGCCAAGGGCCTGCGCCTGCGCCTGGACGGTTCGCGCCATATGCCGCGCATGGTGCGGGGCGACGCCATGCGCCTGCGCCAGGTGCTGAACAACCTCATCTCCAACGCCGTCAAATTCACCGAGGCGGGGGCGATCACCGTCCAGCTGCGCTCCTGGCAGGACGAGGCGGGGCTTCATGTCCTGCTGATCGACGTCGCCGACACCGGGCCGGGCATGACCACGGGCCAGATGGACCGCCTCTTCACCCCCTTCGACCAGACGGCCGACGGCGTCGCCGCCCGCTACGGCGGCTCGGGTCTGGGCCTGGCCATCAGCCGCGACCTGATCGAGCTGATGGGCGGGCGGCTGACGGTGCGCAGCCAGGCGGGCCAGGGCTCGGTCTTCACCGTGGCGCTGACCCTGCCCGGCGGCGTGGCGTCCGAGCCTGCGCCCGCCGCGGCTCCGGCCGTCCTGCCCCGCCAGTTCGGCGCGGCGGCTAGGGCCCTGATCCCGCCCCCCGAGGACAAGGCCGCGCCGGTCGCCGCCCCTCCGTCCGATGTCGAGACGGCGGCTGCCGTCGCCCCGGCCGGGACGGAAGAGGCCGAGGCGAACGAAGTCGAAACGGGGGCCGAAGCGGGCGAGGAAGCCGAGCGCGCCCTGCGGGTGCTGGTGGTCGACGACCACGCCATCAACCGCCGCGCCATCCAGGTGATCCTGCAATCCATCGAGTGCGAAATCGCCATGGCCGAGAACGGCATGGCCGCGCTCCAGGCCTGCGAGACCGGTGCTTTCGACGTGATCTTCATGGATGTGCGGATGCCCGAACTGGACGGGCGCGAGACCACGCGTCGCCTGCGCGCGGGCGACGGCCCGAACGCCCGGACGCCGGTCATCGCCGTCACCGCCGACACCGCGCCCGAGGACATCGCCGCCTGCCTGGCCGCCGGAATGAACCACTTCGTCGCCAAGCCGCTGACGCCCGCCGTGCTGCTGACCGCCCTGGGCCAGGCCCTGGACGACGCCGCCGCCGCCGACGCCGACGCCGAGGCCGCCGCCTGA
- a CDS encoding quinone-dependent dihydroorotate dehydrogenase yields the protein MSLTDFGAWALRQLDPETAHRLAIRALQVTPLPAPGADDPILKTRIAGLEMSNPVGLAAGLDKNGEALEGLSRLGFGAVECGSVTPRAQPGNPRPRLFRLSEDRAIINRMGFNNEGLEPFAARLARRPKRTAIGANLGANKDTEDKAADYVAGLKRLAGLADYFTVNISSPNTPGLRALQGREALDDLLGRIHEARPADGAPVFLKIAPDLIGEEIGMIVEASLAHGVDALIVSNTTLERPASLRSPFAGEAGGLSGAPLKPIALRALQAAAEASSGRLPLIAVGGIADGADAYERIRAGASAVQVYSALIYEGPGLVGRIKRDLASRLRADGFSSVAEAAASAR from the coding sequence ATGAGCCTGACCGACTTCGGCGCCTGGGCGCTGCGCCAACTGGATCCCGAGACGGCCCACCGCCTGGCTATCCGCGCCCTGCAGGTCACGCCCCTGCCCGCGCCGGGCGCCGACGACCCGATCCTGAAGACCCGCATCGCGGGGCTGGAGATGTCCAACCCCGTCGGCCTGGCCGCCGGCCTGGACAAGAACGGCGAAGCCCTGGAGGGCCTGTCGCGCCTGGGCTTCGGCGCGGTGGAGTGCGGCTCGGTCACGCCGCGCGCCCAACCGGGCAACCCCAGGCCGCGCCTGTTCCGCCTGTCCGAGGACCGGGCCATCATCAACCGGATGGGCTTCAACAACGAAGGGCTGGAGCCGTTCGCCGCCCGCCTGGCGCGCCGCCCCAAGCGCACGGCCATCGGCGCCAACCTGGGCGCCAACAAGGATACCGAGGACAAGGCCGCCGACTATGTGGCGGGGCTGAAGCGCCTGGCGGGCCTGGCCGACTATTTCACCGTCAACATCTCCTCGCCCAACACGCCGGGCCTGCGCGCCCTGCAGGGGCGCGAGGCGCTGGACGACCTGCTGGGCCGCATCCATGAGGCCCGCCCGGCCGACGGCGCGCCCGTCTTCCTGAAGATCGCGCCCGACCTGATCGGCGAGGAGATCGGCATGATCGTCGAGGCGTCCCTGGCCCACGGCGTCGACGCCCTGATCGTGTCCAACACCACGCTGGAGCGGCCCGCCTCCCTGCGCTCGCCCTTCGCGGGCGAAGCCGGGGGCCTGTCCGGCGCGCCGCTGAAGCCCATCGCCCTGCGCGCCCTCCAAGCCGCCGCCGAGGCCTCGTCCGGGCGGCTGCCGCTGATCGCGGTCGGCGGCATCGCCGACGGCGCCGACGCCTATGAACGCATCCGCGCGGGCGCCTCGGCGGTGCAGGTCTATTCCGCCCTGATCTACGAAGGGCCGGGCCTGGTCGGCCGGATCAAGCGCGATCTGGCCTCCCGCCTGCGCGCCGACGGATTTTCCAGCGTGGCCGAGGCCGCCGCCTCGGCGCGTTGA
- a CDS encoding DUF952 domain-containing protein encodes MTDLPDVAFKILSRADWRAALAEGRYDGSAVDLADGYIHLSAADQLEATAAKHYAGQTELMLVEVDLTALGEDLIWEPSRGGALFPHIYGPLPTSATRGARGLSVTADGRMILEETA; translated from the coding sequence ATGACCGACCTGCCCGACGTCGCCTTCAAGATCCTGAGCCGCGCCGACTGGCGCGCCGCCCTGGCCGAGGGCCGCTACGACGGCTCGGCCGTGGACCTGGCCGACGGCTACATCCACCTGTCCGCCGCCGATCAGCTGGAAGCCACGGCGGCCAAGCATTACGCCGGCCAGACCGAGCTGATGCTGGTCGAGGTCGACCTGACGGCCCTGGGCGAGGACCTGATCTGGGAGCCGTCGCGCGGCGGCGCCCTGTTCCCCCACATCTACGGCCCCCTGCCGACTTCGGCGACGCGGGGCGCGCGGGGCCTGTCGGTGACGGCCGACGGCCGCATGATCCTGGAAGAGACCGCCTGA
- a CDS encoding SixA phosphatase family protein, giving the protein MQRLILMRHAKAEASAPGGDVDRALSERGRRDAAAMGRALAERGLKPDMALVSGARRTRDTWDAVSEFFGDVDLRVADALYNASADTLRRAVEAAEDEAGCLLLIAHNPGVHQLAVDYLIESAASPSVLDKLSGGFPTAAAAVFRVDVAGRPSYEGWLTPEALQA; this is encoded by the coding sequence ATGCAGCGACTGATCCTGATGCGTCACGCCAAGGCCGAGGCCTCGGCGCCGGGCGGCGACGTGGACCGAGCCCTGAGCGAGCGCGGCCGCCGCGACGCGGCCGCCATGGGCCGCGCCCTGGCCGAGCGAGGGCTGAAGCCGGACATGGCCCTGGTCTCGGGCGCGCGCCGCACGCGCGACACCTGGGACGCGGTCAGCGAGTTTTTCGGCGACGTCGACCTGCGCGTCGCCGACGCCCTCTACAACGCCTCCGCCGACACCCTGCGCCGCGCCGTCGAGGCGGCCGAGGACGAAGCGGGCTGCCTGCTGCTGATCGCGCATAATCCCGGGGTGCATCAGCTGGCGGTCGACTATCTGATCGAGAGCGCCGCCTCCCCTTCCGTCCTCGACAAGCTGAGCGGCGGCTTTCCCACGGCGGCGGCGGCGGTGTTCCGCGTCGATGTCGCCGGACGCCCCTCCTATGAAGGCTGGCTGACGCCCGAGGCCCTGCAAGCATGA
- a CDS encoding class I SAM-dependent methyltransferase, which yields MRRSIDDLRTFYGEPTGALARRMLARRLEDAWGAANGCDVLGLGYATPWLDGFVGARRAVAAMPGGQGAEQWAAAGRNRTVLVDDRRLPFAAGTFDRILLVHALEEADDPQGLLAEAVRVLAPAGRIILAAAARGGMWARAETTPFGHGRPFTRGQLERLVREVGLEPAAWSQALYVPPWRPMLPLADGLEQIGPKLFPGAAGLIMLEASRRAYARVRPNGLAQAVLAGRPSLTPSPAARDHAPDHAPPMGAARKQP from the coding sequence ATGCGCCGCAGCATCGACGATCTACGGACTTTCTACGGCGAACCGACGGGGGCGCTGGCGCGGCGCATGCTGGCGCGGCGGCTCGAGGACGCCTGGGGCGCGGCCAACGGCTGCGACGTGCTGGGCCTGGGCTACGCCACGCCCTGGCTGGACGGCTTCGTCGGCGCGCGCCGGGCAGTCGCCGCCATGCCGGGCGGACAGGGGGCCGAGCAGTGGGCGGCGGCGGGGCGCAACCGCACCGTCCTGGTCGACGACCGGCGCCTGCCCTTCGCGGCGGGGACCTTCGACCGCATCCTGCTGGTCCATGCGCTGGAGGAGGCGGACGATCCGCAAGGCCTGCTGGCCGAGGCGGTACGCGTCCTGGCTCCGGCGGGGCGCATCATCCTGGCGGCGGCGGCGCGCGGCGGCATGTGGGCGCGGGCCGAGACCACCCCCTTCGGCCACGGCCGTCCCTTCACCCGCGGCCAGCTGGAACGGCTGGTGCGCGAAGTCGGGCTGGAGCCCGCCGCCTGGTCCCAGGCCCTCTATGTCCCGCCCTGGCGGCCGATGCTGCCCCTGGCCGACGGACTGGAGCAGATCGGCCCCAAGCTGTTCCCCGGCGCCGCCGGCCTGATCATGCTGGAGGCCTCGCGCCGGGCCTACGCCCGGGTGCGGCCCAACGGCCTGGCCCAGGCGGTCCTGGCCGGGCGCCCGTCCCTGACCCCCTCGCCCGCCGCGCGCGATCACGCGCCCGATCACGCGCCGCCTATGGGCGCCGCGCGCAAACAGCCTTAA
- the gloB gene encoding hydroxyacylglutathione hydrolase, whose product MTLTVRQFPCLSDNYGYLIRDEATGLVATIDTPDAEAILDDLEASGWGRLDLILNTHWHPDHTGGNERLKAETGCDIAGPEEVRRAAPLDHVLVDGEAVRLGQTAFDVVLSPGHTLGHVVYHAAEARLAFVGDVIFALGCGRLFEGTPQQMWDSLNRIAAWPEATTLYCAHEYTAANARFALSLPDADAALKAHAEAVFAARDRGEPTVPTTVGAERRFNPFLRARDVADFAARRAAKDAFRG is encoded by the coding sequence ATGACCTTGACCGTTCGCCAGTTCCCCTGCCTGTCCGACAACTACGGCTACCTGATCCGCGACGAGGCGACGGGTCTGGTCGCGACTATCGACACGCCGGACGCCGAGGCGATCCTGGACGATCTGGAGGCCTCGGGCTGGGGGCGGCTGGACCTGATCCTGAACACCCACTGGCACCCCGACCACACCGGCGGCAACGAACGGCTGAAGGCCGAGACGGGCTGCGACATCGCCGGGCCGGAGGAGGTGCGCCGTGCCGCGCCGCTGGATCACGTCCTGGTCGACGGCGAGGCGGTGCGCCTGGGCCAGACGGCCTTCGACGTGGTGCTGTCGCCGGGCCACACCTTGGGTCATGTGGTCTATCACGCGGCCGAGGCGAGGCTGGCCTTCGTCGGCGACGTCATCTTCGCCCTGGGCTGCGGGAGGCTGTTCGAGGGCACGCCGCAGCAGATGTGGGACAGCCTGAACCGCATCGCCGCCTGGCCCGAGGCGACGACGCTCTACTGCGCCCACGAATACACCGCCGCCAACGCGCGCTTCGCCCTGTCCCTGCCCGACGCCGACGCGGCGCTGAAGGCGCACGCCGAGGCCGTGTTCGCCGCGCGCGACCGGGGCGAGCCGACCGTGCCGACCACCGTCGGCGCCGAGCGCCGCTTCAACCCCTTCCTGCGCGCCCGCGACGTCGCCGACTTCGCCGCGCGGCGGGCGGCCAAGGACGCCTTCAGGGGATAG